In the genome of Montipora foliosa isolate CH-2021 chromosome 3, ASM3666993v2, whole genome shotgun sequence, one region contains:
- the LOC137994512 gene encoding prolactin-releasing peptide receptor-like: MDLKINDTNNTNSRNFSRLNSQENPDHLIRVIWLSTVLIFGILGNFLLLAVLFRRGRISHVANLFNLNLAIADLIRIFVFIPTYLVYSSYDEWPHGLGLAGCRSVYIVVESTMTVSIHTLFFMSMERHKAVVHPLKKLMTIRQATYLIVLSWCLGGLANSLYTWSLVTVVQEKDGDRQLCGPLLERSLVSLTLSIGIFVAFVWLPSTVFAVAYIKIIIKLRRDAIINPADVSQSSQKRYRRNLRAARILLIEMLFFLACLSPYFQASITSTANGSNVLNPLEWNGTIVLCMMISYSLINPFCHILLNSDFRKEVKKIYDQCRCFVARESGQ; the protein is encoded by the exons ATGGATTTAAAGATAAACGACACCAACAACACGAACAGCAGAAACTTCTCCCGGTTAAATTCTCAGGAAAACCCAGACCATTTGATAAGAGTAATATGGCTTTCCACAGTCCtcatttttggaattttgggaAATTTTCTGCTACTCGCAGTTCTTTTTAGGAGAGGTAGAATCTCTCATGTGGCCAATTTATTCAACCTTAATCTAGCCATTGCTGATTTAATCCGGATATTTGTGTTCATACCGACTTATCTGGTTTATTCTTCATACGATGAGTGGCCACACGGGCTGGGTTTAGCCGGCTGTAGAAGCGTCTATATTGTTGTTGAGTCCACCATGACAGTTTCTATCCACACGCTTTTCTTTATGAGCATGGAAAGACACAAGGCTGTGGTTCATCCCCTAAAGAAACTG ATGACCATCCGTCAAGCGACGTACTTAATAGTTCTATCGTGGTGTCTGGGAGGCCTCGCCAACAGCTTGTATACATGGTCACTTGTCACTGTTGTCCAAGAGAAAGACGGCGACCGGCAATTATGCGGTCCCCTCTTGGAGAGGTCCTTGGTATCACTTACTCTTTCAATTGGCATTTTCGTAGCTTTTGTGTGGCTTCCGAGTACAGTATTTGCAGTTGCATACATAAAGATAATAATCAAACTCCGAAGAGATGCGATCATCAACCCTGCAGATGTTTCACAGAGCTCGCAAAAGCGTTATCGCAGGAACCTACGAGCTGCACGAATTCTTTTAATAGAGATGCTGTTTTTTTTAGCTTGTCTTTCCCCATATTTTCAGGCCAGCATCACATCGACAGCCAATGGCAGCAATGTTCTTAACCCACTCGAGTGGAATGGCACGATTGTCTTATGCATGATGATATCATACTCCTTGATAAATCCATTCTGTCACATTCTCTTAAACAGTGATTTCCGGAAGGAAGTCAAGAAAATATATGACCAATGCAGGTGCTTTGTGGCTCGGGAATCAGGACAATGA